One genomic window of [Clostridium] scindens ATCC 35704 includes the following:
- a CDS encoding sensor histidine kinase, producing the protein MKIFKKSEYNYSKLSRLTYIKGVFITAGAVLIIFLLRLLSRGHLADRIAEWIARQFSLSDFQAEMAYFNLITLNMQYILATVIIIFMLLLFRMLLNSYKKYFDEVVNGIDQLIDEDGQISLSPELEVVEHKLIHVSHTLKIRDDEKQRAEQQKDDLVVYLAHDVKTPLTSVMGYLSLLDENPDMPDGKKSEYIHIAWEKANRLETLINEFFEIIRNNSESAPLQKTKIDLYYMMVQIADELYPQLNSCGKRIENNISETVVLYGNPDKLARVFNNILKNAIAYSVDHSVITISAQERPGKTVIKFENEGDIPKDKLQVIFDKFYRLDSSRLSATGGSGLGLAIAKDIVIRHGGDIKAESSNGVTVFSIELPSIPCKVSDEMC; encoded by the coding sequence TTGAAGATATTTAAAAAATCAGAATACAACTATTCAAAACTTAGCCGTCTGACATATATCAAAGGAGTATTTATTACGGCGGGCGCTGTCCTGATCATATTTCTCCTGCGGTTATTAAGCAGGGGGCATCTGGCAGACAGAATTGCCGAATGGATAGCGCGTCAATTCTCGCTAAGTGATTTCCAGGCTGAGATGGCCTATTTCAATCTTATAACCCTTAACATGCAGTATATACTTGCGACGGTAATCATCATATTCATGCTTCTGCTATTTCGGATGCTGCTAAATTCATATAAAAAATACTTTGATGAAGTCGTGAACGGGATTGACCAACTTATAGATGAGGACGGACAGATATCGTTATCTCCAGAATTAGAAGTTGTTGAACATAAACTGATTCATGTAAGCCATACGCTCAAAATACGCGATGATGAGAAGCAGAGAGCGGAGCAGCAGAAGGATGACCTTGTAGTTTATCTGGCTCACGATGTAAAGACACCGCTTACTTCTGTTATGGGATATCTAAGCCTTTTGGATGAAAACCCGGACATGCCTGACGGGAAGAAATCAGAATATATCCATATTGCATGGGAAAAGGCTAATCGGCTTGAAACTTTGATCAATGAATTTTTTGAAATTATACGTAATAATTCGGAATCTGCTCCCCTTCAAAAGACAAAAATCGACCTGTATTATATGATGGTACAGATTGCAGATGAACTGTATCCGCAATTGAATTCATGTGGAAAACGCATTGAGAATAATATTAGCGAGACGGTCGTGTTGTACGGAAACCCTGATAAATTGGCGAGAGTATTTAATAACATTTTGAAAAATGCCATAGCTTACAGTGTGGATCACAGTGTTATAACGATATCGGCCCAGGAACGACCTGGAAAAACTGTGATTAAATTTGAAAATGAAGGAGATATTCCGAAAGACAAGCTCCAAGTGATTTTCGATAAATTCTATCGCTTGGACAGTTCGAGACTAAGTGCGACCGGTGGTTCTGGACTTGGCCTTGCTATCGCAAAAGACATAGTGATACGACATGGTGGCGACATTAAGGCTGAAAGCAGTAATGGAGTTACGGTGTTTAGCATTGAACTCCCATCAATCCCATGCAAAGTTTCCGACGAGATGTGTTAA
- a CDS encoding extracellular solute-binding protein: protein MKQLYRSFTILCLIAVIFSMTGCSHNTKDDETGESYVARFFDIPDEVKGISRLLASDETAYMCCSENDEVSYIASISMDGSDFQKLPLQTEDSIEFLDFGIDQQGCIWTVCRDHAGGYSLKKFDSSYTVVQSVDLTSVLDDAVLSSVDKDLSISIDAKGNICLAAKCGSTYAYLFDSSGQFLFPLNYGGNLMTTITTAEGKIGVCATTSDRMNYDLLTVDMDNKNWHKDIIYLGAVTGIYGGHTSNFYRFDSSSLYGYNSGEQEGRRIFGWSDMGLNTADVHLCELEDGRFVVLAASSNQASVLSYEMAVLTKGSDKRTVLSMTSLTANPSVVQTVSDFNKTNKEYKIELTEYFPYEQNVSDEDWNNAITNLNTQIISGDIPDILDMSDLSVQIYHNKGLLEDLYTYMEKDPEINRDDYFGNVFDAIGIDGKLPYITNGVAVSTMLSDASALGDTAEWTLKDLEDVLETSGTNAISNLSSEAFLKIMLQTSDSLVDWSLGECFFDSSEFIELLEFAGKIQDNIAGNNTDMNAGLASYETINSVYQIARYRDLYKGNLNLLGLPSDSGEYHAVKPEVKIGISSSGNHKDGAWEFVKMFLMEEHQESCYMLPIHKGAFDTVMQAAIDGNSMWTLVYENLKAAQEDAETVKGLISGASYVVNDNLTLENIVLEEAAQYFAGIMSAQKAAEKIQSRATLYIKEQM, encoded by the coding sequence ATGAAACAGTTATATCGAAGTTTTACAATCCTATGTCTGATAGCCGTGATTTTTTCTATGACGGGATGCAGTCATAATACCAAAGATGATGAAACGGGGGAATCCTATGTCGCAAGGTTTTTTGATATCCCTGATGAGGTGAAAGGGATTTCAAGGCTCTTAGCAAGTGATGAGACTGCCTATATGTGCTGCTCAGAAAATGATGAGGTTTCGTACATAGCATCCATATCAATGGATGGCAGTGACTTTCAAAAACTGCCGTTACAAACGGAGGATTCGATAGAATTCCTGGATTTTGGTATAGATCAACAGGGCTGCATATGGACCGTCTGCCGGGATCATGCCGGAGGTTACAGTCTGAAAAAATTTGACAGCAGCTACACGGTAGTTCAATCTGTTGACTTGACTTCGGTATTGGACGATGCAGTGCTCTCATCTGTTGACAAGGATCTATCTATAAGTATAGATGCAAAGGGGAACATCTGCTTAGCAGCCAAATGTGGAAGTACCTATGCGTATCTTTTTGACAGCAGCGGACAGTTTTTATTTCCTCTCAATTATGGCGGGAATCTTATGACTACAATAACGACTGCCGAAGGAAAGATCGGAGTATGCGCTACGACTTCGGATCGAATGAACTACGATCTGCTTACTGTGGATATGGATAATAAGAATTGGCATAAAGATATTATTTATCTGGGTGCAGTGACGGGAATTTATGGAGGTCATACTAGCAATTTTTACCGTTTTGACTCTTCAAGCCTGTATGGATACAACTCTGGGGAGCAGGAAGGCAGACGTATCTTTGGCTGGTCCGATATGGGACTAAATACAGCAGATGTTCACTTATGTGAACTTGAGGACGGACGATTTGTGGTTCTTGCCGCATCCTCCAACCAGGCCTCCGTGCTCTCATATGAGATGGCTGTCCTTACGAAGGGCAGCGATAAACGGACTGTTCTCAGCATGACTAGCCTGACGGCGAATCCGAGTGTTGTCCAGACGGTTTCAGATTTTAATAAGACAAATAAAGAGTATAAGATCGAACTGACGGAGTATTTTCCGTATGAACAAAACGTATCCGATGAGGACTGGAATAATGCCATAACGAATCTTAACACACAGATTATCTCTGGAGACATACCAGACATTCTGGATATGAGCGATTTATCTGTCCAGATCTACCATAACAAGGGATTGCTGGAAGACCTTTATACATACATGGAGAAAGATCCGGAAATTAACAGGGATGATTATTTTGGAAATGTATTTGATGCTATAGGTATTGATGGCAAACTGCCATACATCACAAATGGCGTGGCCGTATCCACAATGCTGTCTGACGCAAGTGCACTTGGCGATACTGCTGAATGGACACTGAAAGACTTGGAGGATGTTCTTGAAACCTCTGGAACGAACGCCATAAGTAATCTGTCAAGTGAAGCATTTCTCAAAATAATGCTGCAGACCAGCGACAGTCTTGTTGACTGGAGTTTGGGCGAGTGCTTTTTCGATTCTTCAGAGTTTATCGAATTGCTGGAATTTGCCGGGAAAATCCAGGATAACATCGCTGGAAATAATACGGACATGAATGCGGGTCTGGCTTCTTATGAAACGATCAACAGCGTATATCAAATTGCACGATACAGAGATTTATATAAAGGGAACCTGAACTTGCTCGGTCTTCCAAGTGACAGTGGCGAATATCACGCGGTCAAGCCGGAAGTAAAGATCGGAATATCTTCATCTGGCAATCATAAGGATGGCGCATGGGAGTTTGTCAAAATGTTTTTGATGGAGGAACATCAGGAATCTTGTTATATGCTTCCAATCCACAAGGGGGCATTTGATACAGTCATGCAGGCCGCCATTGATGGGAATTCTATGTGGACTCTGGTATACGAGAACTTAAAGGCAGCGCAGGAGGATGCAGAGACTGTGAAGGGACTGATAAGCGGTGCTTCTTATGTGGTGAACGATAATCTGACTTTGGAAAATATCGTATTAGAAGAAGCAGCCCAATATTTTGCTGGGATAATGAGCGCACAGAAAGCCGCTGAAAAGATTCAAAGCCGGGCAACGCTTTATATAAAGGAGCAAATGTAA